One window from the genome of Cardiocondyla obscurior isolate alpha-2009 linkage group LG04, Cobs3.1, whole genome shotgun sequence encodes:
- the LOC139102044 gene encoding uncharacterized protein, protein MKRFALVLLGLTSLASAKPTFPVSLTYATSLIPSAQVGANVRLLESSEVSTVGERTGVANARSAAAARLLRERHPAILESSAPLGADGRVVDTPDVVAARAAHAAAHVNERINLANEIARSSGDTADMSDGGILRTSKVAASRGTKIDLVNEPARSGNHLANGRVVPLIIDNGVVAALVPIGLEGKPLDVPEIAAARGNQNLGSDVRSVDAVAVAGPSLAYGRLIY, encoded by the coding sequence ATGAAGCGTTTCGCACTCGTGCTGCTCGGTTTGACGAGCTTGGCGTCGGCGAAGCCTACCTTCCCCGTATCCCTGACTTACGCGACGTCTCTGATACCCAGCGCCCAAGTTGGTGCCAACGTTCGGCTGCTGGAAAGCTCCGAAGTCTCAACCGTCGgcgagagaacgggggtgGCGAACGCGAGATCGGCCGCTGCGGCCAGGCTGCTGCGAGAGAGACACCCGGCGATTTTGGAGTCTTCCGCGCCTCTCGGCGCCGACGGCAGAGTCGTGGACACGCCGGATGTCGTAGCTGCGAGGGCCGCTCACGCGGCTGCACATGTCAACGAGAGGATCAACCTGGCGAACGAGATAGCGAGGTCTAGCGGCGATACGGCGGATATGTCTGACGGTGGAATTCTGAGGACATCGAAAGTAGCAGCCTCGCGGGGGACCAAGATCGACCTGGTGAACGAACCCGCGAGATCTGGGAACCATCTCGCGAACGGTCGCGTGGTACCGTTGATCATCGACAACGGTGTCGTCGCCGCTCTGGTACCCATCGGTCTCGAGGGCAAGCCGCTGGACGTGCCGGAAAtcgccgccgcgcgcggcaATCAGAATCTAGGGAGCGACGTGAGATCCGTGGATGCTGTGGCGGTGGCTGGTCCATCGCTCGCTTACGGcagattgatttattaa